Within the Peromyscus maniculatus bairdii isolate BWxNUB_F1_BW_parent chromosome 2, HU_Pman_BW_mat_3.1, whole genome shotgun sequence genome, the region GATTAAAAATAGCAAATGAAAAAGAAGGGACTGGCCTGGGGTCTCAGCTAGACCTCCAAGAGAGTCGAAGGAGGCCATCCTCAGCCTCAGTGGACACACCGAGCTCCTCCCCAGAGTGTGCTGTCCGGACCCTATTTAACCCccgcaggtgtgtgtgtgtgtgtgtgtgtgtgtgtgtgtgtgtgtgtgtgtgtgtgtgtgtgtgtgtgtgtgtgtgtgtgtgatgggtgcCTGGAGTGTGGGCCGGAGTGAGAGGTGGGGCACAGATGGGCATCTCCCAAGCACTttgtcctccctctcccctggGGAAGGGCCGGGCCGGGTCAGGACCGGGGCTGGGACTGACCGCGGTGCGGTGCTGCGGCTCCTTCCCCCGCCAGAGAGCGGGAGCCGCGGACGCCCGAAGCCCCTGGCTCTCCGGGCGCCGGCAGAGTGGGGATCGGGGACAGGAGTGGGGGCGCCCTCGGTCctcaccccgcccccgccctctCCCCGCAGCGGGGGCGCCCCGCCCCCCGGGCGCCCGACGTGGACgcggccgctgccgccgccgccgccgccgccgctgccgccgccgcgcgGGAGTCGCTGTCCGCGGAGCCGATATGCAGGCGGCGCGGGGCGGCGCGGGGCGGCCGGGCCGGGAGGGCCGCGGGCCGGAGTGCGAGCGGGAGCCGGACGCAGCAGCCGCCATGCCCCCCGGGCCGCCGTGCGCCTGGCCGCCCCGCGCCTGGCCGCCCCGCGCCGCGCTCCGCCTGTGGCTGAGCTGCGTCTGCTTCGCGCTGGTGCAGGCGGGTAAGGGGGCCCGGGGCGGGGGACGGGCGGAGGGGGGGGCAGGCAGCCTCCCCTCCCACGCTGCTACCGGGGAGTCCTCGGTTCCCTTCCCGCTCCCTGAGACCTCCTGTGTCATCTGCTGCCTACTCTACTAGCCCGACCTTAGCGCCTCTGAACCTTCTTGACCCCTAGACCCGTCCTTCAGCCAGTAGACCTCTTCCCTGGGTTTTTAGGGTCCTGTGTCTCCTGATCCCTTCAGGCCATCCCCTAACCCTGGGTCTTTGCCTCAAGTCACCTTTTCTGGCCCTGGGAGCGGCTGAGGACACTAGTGCCCCACCTTGGGCCTCCCTCTGTATCCCCAAAGACCTCTCTCTCAGAGACACACAGGCAGCAGCACCTCTCTGTGCAGGAGCGACGATGATGAAGAGAACTGGAAGCTGAGGTTGCagggtgtgtgtaggggggggggggctaagcCTGCTGCAGTCAGTGTCTGGCCCACCCCATGGGgccctccctccccacatcaCCCCGATCTGTccctcctggcggctgctgccgctgcctcactctctctctctctccatctcttgccCTGCTTCTGTGTCCGTGTCTGTCTCTAACGCTCCACTTGTCTGCTCTCTGGTTCTGTGACCGCAGCCACCTGTCTGTGTCCTTATGTCCCTTTCCATCTGCACGTCTGGCATAATCCTGGGGCCTTGAGTCCACTCATCGGAGGGGTATGAGGTTACTGCCCAGGCCCAGGGCTTCTGATCACAACACCTGCCCTCTTGAGAGACATAGATAGCCCTGTGTGACTCTCCTCTCCCCGAAGGTCCTTCCTGCCCTGCTCCTCCGTTACTTTCCCACCTACTGTCTGGAATTTCCAGAAGGCCTTGCCCTATCTTGGTGTCTCTCCACCGAGGTGCCCTGTGCTGACCGTCTCTCTTTTCTAACTTTCTCCATCCCTGCCACTTGAGGCCCACGGAATGCGAAGAGGTTCACACAGACCCTTTCCCTTAGGAGCACTCTGCCCAGCTCACCATAATTCTGGGTTGCTGCCCCACTCTCATGCCAGGGCTCAGCCCTTCCTTGGCTCTTCATCTTGGGGTCTGTCTCCTTCCCTCAAGGTCACTCACTTGACAGTGTGGGATTATAGAAAGAGCAATGGACTTAGGAGTGCTTGTGACTGCTTCTCGGGTGACTGGCCAGCTTCTGCAACTCAGTTCagctctcccccacctccataCCTAACCACCCATCCACTAGGTCTCGCCCTGGTTCAGGTCCAGGCCCATCAGTTTTACCTAAGGACCCTAAGTCTGGCCAGCAGGAGCTTCCCTACCAGCCACAAGGAGCCTGGGGCCTCTCAACCACCGAGGAACCGAGAGCCACGTGGCCCAGCCGAAGCCTTGGGTTCTCTTTTCCCTGTCCACATAGCCTCCCCCAGCTTCCCCTTTCTCATTCATGGTGGGACTGGGCCTCGGAGCAGGGCATGCTGAAACTCAGGTGCCTCCCTGCCCTGCAGACAGTCCCTCGGCACCCGTGAATGTCACCGTCAGGCACCTCAAGGCCAACTCTGCGGTGGTCAGCTGGGATGTCCTGGAGGATGAGGTTATCATCGGGTTTGCCATCTCTCAGCAGGTAACCCTGGAGGGCTCCTGGGAGGAGAGGGCATATCACGACGGTGACAGGAAACTGGATGCCTCTGACgttgcatgtctgtaatccctgaACACTTCACAGGAGGCAGGATagaaggattgcaagttcaaggccagccagacaatacagcaagaccctgtctttaagttaaaactgaaaagaaaaaaaagaagatagtGTCTGGGATGGAGGGTGGTGgtagagaaacagaagaggaaaagaaacacaggacAAGAGATGTGGGCGACACATTGTACACTTAGCTTAGAATGGGGGTCACAGAAGGTCCATAGTCAGAGGAGAAGGGTTCCCATCTTGCCCGAGACATGGAAATTCAGAGCATGGGTCTCACCTCAGACATAGAGGAATTTCAGACATACTGGCATCCTCGGTAGATGTGTGGCCTGGGGCAACATCCTGACCCCTCTGAGCCTGTTTCCTTAGCTGTACCGTGGAGATAATGATGCCCAAGGCGATGGGATGATGATGGACATGAAAAGGACTTGTCACTGCGGGAGGTGGGCAGAGGTGGGGTTGGTGCCTGCACACTGACATACCGAGCCCTCTCCCCTTTTAGAAGAAGGACGTGCGGATGCTTCGCTTCATCCAGGAGGTGAACACCACCACCCGCTCGTGCGCTCTCTGGGATCTGGAGGAGGACACAGAGTACATTGTGCACGTGCAGGCCATCTCCATTCAGGGCCAGAGCCCAGCTAGTGAGCCTCTGCTCTTCAAGACCCCACGTGAGGCCGAGAAGATGGCCTCTAAGAATAAAGGCAAGCCGGGGGCATGCTCGAGTCCCAGGGTGAGGGCAGTTAGGCCAGAGCGGTTGGGCAGAGCGGGAGGGAGGCAAACCAGCTCAAAGGATGGAGATTTGCTGGAGTGCCCCAGGAGGAGACTGGCATGTAAACTTCTTCCTTTGGATCGAGTCCCAATGCTGCCACCCCAGGCAGCCTTCCCCAGGCAGCCTTCACGATGTTCCtcgaattctttctttctttcttttaaagatttatttattatgtatacagaagagggtgccagatctcattacaggtggttgtgagccatcatgtggttgctgggaattgaattcaggacctctggaagagcagtcggtgctcttaaccactgagccatctctccagtcccctggaaTTTTTTATGTTGGGTGTCTTGGCATCAGTAGTGGGAGGCACTTCTTATTGTGGCCTTGGCCCTGGAGCAATGGCCGGGGAGGAAAGGCGCCCAGGACTAGCTCATCTCTCCTTGCAGATGAAGTGACCatgaaggagatggggaggaaccaGCAGCTGCGAACAGGCGAGGTGTTGATCATCGTTGTGGTCCTCTTCATGTGGGCAGGTGAGTCAGGCTTCCCGTCCTCCTTCACTGACCCCAACCAACCGTCACCAAGGGTAAGGGGCTGGGAGATGTCTCTGAGAGCTAAGCCTGACCCCTTctctagtcccccccccccaaacacggCACATTTCTGCTGTCTCGTATGCTGTGGCATGCCTTCCTCCTCGTAGAAGTGGTCCAGCCTCCTAGGGTGGCCGTGTCCACAGTCACTGTACCCTTTGGCCACACTCAGAGCTTCCTTCTCTTCTGGGATGCTGGACCTCTGGGGTCTTCAAGCTCAGGAAGCTCAGAGGAAGCCATTGCTTGACCTCAGACTTGGAGTGCTCTCCTTGTCTACCTATCCTTCCAGATGCAGCTGAGCTGCAATGCCAATCCCCCATCTGCCCACAGGaacagcctgcctgcctgtgtgggTCCACAGCAGTTGCCCCTCTTTAGTCCTTATGGCCAGGCTACTCTCTTCTCTCCCTAGTCTCCAAGTCCCCTGAGGATAAAATCCACATCATTCATCTTTATGTTCAATACAATCAACCACTCCATCCTAGGCTGTAGAAGAGCCCTGTGCTTGCAAGGAACTTGGCCTGGGACAAGATTGGGCTTAACTATAATTGAATCTAATGAGTACTATAGGGTTCTAATGTGGGGgacaggactagagagatggctcagagg harbors:
- the Fndc5 gene encoding fibronectin type III domain-containing protein 5, whose protein sequence is MQAARGGAGRPGREGRGPECEREPDAAAAMPPGPPCAWPPRAWPPRAALRLWLSCVCFALVQADSPSAPVNVTVRHLKANSAVVSWDVLEDEVIIGFAISQQKKDVRMLRFIQEVNTTTRSCALWDLEEDTEYIVHVQAISIQGQSPASEPLLFKTPREAEKMASKNKDEVTMKEMGRNQQLRTGEVLIIVVVLFMWAGVIALFCRQYDIIKDNEPNNNKEKTKSASETSTPEHQGGGLLRSKI